A window from Athalia rosae chromosome 5, iyAthRosa1.1, whole genome shotgun sequence encodes these proteins:
- the LOC105683954 gene encoding ubiquitin-like-conjugating enzyme ATG10 isoform X1 has product MDGLGTITWEKFLEDVEAIVTTSDKIGDGWELVGDKSVPGMAYISRQVKTHVPCDYPIDEPTNREDVDWLENLESGMAKDPFEAASKAERPLIVLHHVLWSISYSVPVLYFNGWKSDFPGCNPISVEVAQKLTKNDQVLGYAEMSQAIHPIVGTPFLQLHPCKSQELLQHFSKSCNKVVSWLSAAAPAALRYKLHEDYYKLTIRTVRV; this is encoded by the exons ATGGACGGACTCGGTACGATAACGTGGGAAAAGTTCTTGGAGGACGTCGAAGCCATCGTGACGACTTCCGACAAGATCGGTGATGGATGGGAACTGGTGGGCGACAAG TCCGTACCCGGCATGGCGTACATTTCCAGACAGGTGAAAACACACGTCCCGTGCGACTATCCGATCGACGAACCGACAAACAGGGAGGACGTTGATTGGCTCGAAAATCTTGAATCCGGAATGGCGAAGGACCCTTTCGAAGCGGCTTCGAAAGCCGAGAGGCCTCTGATCGTACTTCACCACGTTCTGTGGTCCATTAGCTATAGCGTGCCGGTTTTGTACTTCAACGGATGGAAGTCTG ATTTTCCAGGCTGCAATCCGATCAGTGTCGAGGTCGCCcagaaattaacgaaaaacgacCAGGTTCTGGGATATGCGGAAATGTCCCAGGCTATACATCCCATCGTAGGAACACCCTTTCTCCAACTACACCCCTGCAAGTCGCAGGAACTTTTgcaacatttttcgaaaag CTGCAACAAAGTAGTGAGCTGGCTGAGCGCCGCCGCGCCTGCAGCGTTGCGATATAAACTACACGAGGATTATTACAAACTAACCATTCGAACCGTTCGAGTGTAA
- the LOC105683954 gene encoding ubiquitin-like-conjugating enzyme ATG10 isoform X2, whose translation MDGLGTITWEKFLEDVEAIVTTSDKIGDGWELVGDKSVPGMAYISRQVKTHVPCDYPIDEPTNREDVDWLENLESGMAKDPFEAASKAERPLIVLHHVLWSISYSVPVLYFNGWKSGCNPISVEVAQKLTKNDQVLGYAEMSQAIHPIVGTPFLQLHPCKSQELLQHFSKSCNKVVSWLSAAAPAALRYKLHEDYYKLTIRTVRV comes from the exons ATGGACGGACTCGGTACGATAACGTGGGAAAAGTTCTTGGAGGACGTCGAAGCCATCGTGACGACTTCCGACAAGATCGGTGATGGATGGGAACTGGTGGGCGACAAG TCCGTACCCGGCATGGCGTACATTTCCAGACAGGTGAAAACACACGTCCCGTGCGACTATCCGATCGACGAACCGACAAACAGGGAGGACGTTGATTGGCTCGAAAATCTTGAATCCGGAATGGCGAAGGACCCTTTCGAAGCGGCTTCGAAAGCCGAGAGGCCTCTGATCGTACTTCACCACGTTCTGTGGTCCATTAGCTATAGCGTGCCGGTTTTGTACTTCAACGGATGGAAGTCTG GCTGCAATCCGATCAGTGTCGAGGTCGCCcagaaattaacgaaaaacgacCAGGTTCTGGGATATGCGGAAATGTCCCAGGCTATACATCCCATCGTAGGAACACCCTTTCTCCAACTACACCCCTGCAAGTCGCAGGAACTTTTgcaacatttttcgaaaag CTGCAACAAAGTAGTGAGCTGGCTGAGCGCCGCCGCGCCTGCAGCGTTGCGATATAAACTACACGAGGATTATTACAAACTAACCATTCGAACCGTTCGAGTGTAA